The Fulvivirga ligni genome window below encodes:
- a CDS encoding family 43 glycosylhydrolase — MKKTLHLTILLMACVLISFSAFSQVINPRTLPQEWGEYGIGDPYMLKFRGKYYLYCSTRDDQTGVKCWSSWNMTNWNYEGLVTTESITKGAYAPEVNYWNGTFYMYTSPAGRGHYVLSSASPTGPFVLRTGNFGRTIDGSVFIDDDGSKYFSYAGGDGIQAATMSDMITVNGAAVNINARSRGWTEGSTIFKRNGLYYVIYTGNHVFSKGYRVYCSTSTDPLGPYNRQKENPIVLHSEGSFFGLGHSCNIIGPDLDTWYIAYHNLLGQSSIIGPNRKLNIDPVAFNGNQLSVLGPTNWSQQAPRLPAFYDRWDRNNIGNNWQNINGGNWGIYNQELLWQDNRTGSSWFRQVSSSSTASDYTAEFNMKEMGRGADNARFGVVFSYTDENNYGQAVLSSFLNRIEVNFKVNGGWTGEQFVNLPAGYDYQKWHSMRVEKSGNVFKVYIDGMLKFTRNEALNGGKIGVTTFNDHADFGYIAFNNAVNGSAIYDIPKPIPGEVQAVHFSNAYDNSGGNIGGGYRSGNVDIRANPEGGFNIGWNATGEWYEYKVNVKESGFYNLGLRYATTFASSKVKIQCDNSDVTGVTSLPSTGDWNNWITHNLKNLYLPVGEHIIKLQTVEGEFDFYTLEFVKSTNNSASGGDNFDSGYNNLWNYSNGDWTISNGNAYSPDFGKRVMGSSEWHNYTVSADIICPATGNAGIMFRVKNPANGGAGNDSQLGTDFFQGYYVGIQSGNIVLGKENYEWQELASAPYALSAGQWYNISVRAYDNNFQIYVNNSLVINHTDNDPFINGRVGLRSHATRTFFNNFSVNGTPNNARKAGTTESMKHHSPNPVNDVLMLKDDQYNDSTLHIYSTDGRLIKTVKVENNSVNVEELSPGIYLLQAEESVVTKFVKQ, encoded by the coding sequence ATGAAAAAAACACTTCACCTCACCATCCTGCTGATGGCTTGTGTACTCATAAGCTTCTCAGCATTTTCTCAAGTAATTAATCCCCGAACGCTACCGCAAGAATGGGGAGAATATGGCATCGGCGACCCCTACATGTTAAAATTCAGGGGTAAATACTATTTATACTGCAGTACCAGAGATGATCAGACGGGCGTAAAATGCTGGAGCAGCTGGAATATGACCAATTGGAATTATGAAGGCTTGGTCACCACAGAATCTATCACTAAAGGGGCTTACGCACCTGAAGTAAACTACTGGAATGGCACTTTCTACATGTACACATCACCGGCTGGTCGTGGCCATTATGTGCTTTCAAGTGCCTCTCCTACCGGACCTTTTGTTTTAAGAACAGGCAATTTTGGACGAACCATTGACGGTTCGGTGTTCATAGATGATGATGGTTCCAAGTATTTTTCATACGCTGGTGGCGACGGTATACAGGCCGCAACCATGAGCGATATGATTACCGTAAACGGCGCCGCAGTAAACATCAATGCCAGGAGCAGAGGCTGGACTGAAGGCAGCACAATATTCAAAAGAAATGGCCTTTATTATGTAATCTACACTGGCAATCATGTTTTTAGCAAAGGCTACCGGGTGTACTGCTCCACCAGCACTGATCCGTTAGGCCCATACAATAGACAAAAAGAAAACCCGATTGTATTGCACAGCGAAGGTAGCTTCTTCGGCCTGGGGCATAGCTGTAATATCATTGGCCCTGATCTGGACACATGGTATATCGCATATCACAATCTTTTAGGACAAAGCTCCATTATAGGTCCTAACAGAAAGCTCAACATTGATCCAGTAGCTTTTAACGGTAATCAGCTCAGTGTACTGGGGCCTACTAATTGGTCTCAGCAAGCACCCAGATTACCAGCATTCTATGACCGCTGGGACAGAAACAACATTGGAAACAACTGGCAAAATATTAATGGCGGAAACTGGGGAATCTACAATCAGGAGTTATTATGGCAAGACAATAGAACCGGCTCCAGCTGGTTTAGACAAGTCTCCTCCAGCAGCACAGCTTCTGATTATACAGCTGAGTTCAATATGAAAGAAATGGGTAGAGGAGCTGATAACGCAAGGTTTGGAGTGGTCTTCAGTTATACTGATGAAAACAACTATGGCCAGGCCGTATTGAGTAGCTTTCTTAACAGAATAGAAGTAAACTTTAAAGTAAACGGTGGCTGGACTGGAGAACAGTTTGTGAACCTACCCGCTGGTTATGATTATCAGAAATGGCACTCCATGAGAGTAGAAAAAAGTGGCAATGTCTTTAAAGTGTATATAGACGGTATGCTGAAATTCACCCGAAACGAAGCATTAAACGGAGGAAAGATAGGTGTCACCACTTTTAATGATCATGCCGATTTTGGATATATTGCTTTTAACAATGCTGTGAATGGTAGCGCCATCTATGATATTCCTAAGCCCATTCCTGGTGAAGTACAGGCTGTTCATTTCAGCAATGCATATGACAATTCTGGCGGCAATATCGGTGGTGGCTATAGAAGCGGCAACGTAGATATAAGGGCAAATCCTGAAGGTGGCTTCAACATTGGCTGGAATGCCACTGGCGAATGGTATGAATATAAGGTCAATGTAAAAGAATCAGGATTTTACAATTTAGGATTAAGGTATGCAACCACCTTCGCTTCCAGCAAAGTAAAGATTCAATGTGACAACAGCGATGTGACAGGTGTTACGTCTTTACCCAGCACTGGCGATTGGAATAATTGGATAACACACAACCTAAAGAATTTATACCTACCTGTAGGAGAGCACATTATCAAACTTCAAACAGTAGAAGGTGAGTTTGATTTTTACACCTTAGAATTCGTAAAGTCTACCAACAATAGTGCTTCCGGAGGTGATAATTTCGATTCAGGTTACAATAACCTATGGAATTATAGCAATGGAGATTGGACCATTTCGAACGGAAATGCTTACTCACCTGACTTTGGAAAAAGAGTAATGGGATCTTCAGAATGGCATAATTATACTGTAAGTGCTGACATTATCTGCCCTGCCACTGGTAACGCAGGCATTATGTTTAGAGTTAAAAATCCTGCAAACGGCGGTGCAGGAAATGATTCTCAGCTAGGCACAGACTTCTTCCAAGGCTATTATGTTGGTATACAATCTGGCAATATAGTGCTAGGCAAAGAAAACTATGAATGGCAAGAGCTGGCCTCAGCGCCATATGCGTTAAGTGCAGGGCAATGGTATAATATTTCAGTGAGAGCTTATGATAATAATTTTCAGATATATGTCAATAACTCATTGGTAATCAATCACACAGATAACGATCCTTTTATTAATGGACGGGTGGGATTAAGATCACATGCCACCAGAACATTCTTTAATAATTTCAGTGTAAACGGAACTCCAAATAATGCCCGAAAAGCTGGCACTACTGAGTCCATGAAGCATCACTCTCCTAACCCGGTAAATGATGTTTTGATGTTGAAAGACGATCAATATAATGACTCAACGCTGCACATATACAGTACCGATGGTCGTTTAATAAAAACAGTAAAGGTGGAAAATAACAGTGTTAATGTTGAGGAACTTAGCCCAGGCATTTACTTATTACAAGCCGAAGAAAGTGTGGTTACAAAATTCGTAAAACAAT
- the hutI gene encoding imidazolonepropionase: MDILIKNIKQLVQVREESLKWVAGDDMANLPVLDNAFLYIENGKIADYGSMADLTINTAEEVIDATGRFVFPSFVDSHTHLVFAASREEEFVDKIKGLSYQEIAAKGGGILNSAKKLQATSEDELLERTLKRAWEIIGFGTGAVEIKSGYGLTLEDELKMLKVAKRVGELTPLTVKTTFLGAHAFPKEMSREDYIKLIKDEMIPAVAEQKLAEYIDAFCEQGFFTVEETEDIMEVGKRYGLIPKIHANQLSISGGVQVGVKTGALSVDHLEAMGEAEIKVLQGSEVMPTLLPGAAFYLGTSFPPARDMLNAGLPLALATDYNPGSAPCGKMAFMLSLACIKMKMTPEEAINAATINTAYAMDLSDSHGSITRGKVANVFITKEIPSYSFMPYSFGGDVIEEVVLNGKLVEKH; encoded by the coding sequence ATGGATATTCTTATTAAAAATATAAAGCAGTTAGTTCAGGTAAGGGAAGAGTCACTGAAATGGGTGGCAGGAGATGATATGGCGAACCTCCCTGTACTTGATAATGCTTTTTTATATATCGAAAATGGTAAAATTGCTGACTATGGCTCAATGGCAGACTTAACCATTAATACCGCAGAAGAAGTAATTGATGCTACCGGAAGATTCGTTTTCCCTTCATTTGTTGACTCTCACACGCACTTGGTGTTTGCAGCCAGCCGAGAAGAAGAGTTTGTAGATAAAATTAAAGGGTTATCCTATCAGGAAATAGCGGCGAAGGGCGGAGGAATTCTTAATTCGGCTAAAAAGCTACAGGCTACTTCGGAAGATGAACTTTTGGAAAGAACGCTCAAAAGAGCCTGGGAAATTATAGGCTTTGGAACTGGTGCAGTAGAGATAAAGAGTGGCTACGGTCTTACGCTAGAAGATGAATTGAAAATGCTCAAAGTGGCCAAAAGGGTAGGGGAGTTAACCCCATTGACGGTGAAAACTACTTTTTTAGGGGCTCATGCTTTTCCAAAAGAGATGAGCCGAGAGGACTATATAAAGCTTATAAAAGATGAAATGATTCCTGCAGTTGCGGAGCAAAAATTAGCTGAATATATTGACGCATTTTGTGAGCAAGGATTCTTCACCGTTGAGGAAACGGAAGATATTATGGAAGTGGGCAAGCGTTATGGATTAATTCCAAAAATTCATGCGAACCAGCTGAGTATCAGTGGAGGTGTACAAGTAGGAGTAAAGACGGGCGCGCTTAGTGTTGATCATTTAGAAGCTATGGGAGAGGCGGAGATTAAGGTGCTACAGGGCTCTGAAGTGATGCCTACTTTGCTTCCGGGTGCAGCATTCTATTTGGGTACTAGCTTTCCTCCCGCTCGGGATATGCTTAATGCAGGTTTACCATTAGCCTTGGCTACAGATTATAACCCAGGAAGTGCTCCTTGTGGTAAGATGGCTTTCATGCTGTCATTAGCATGTATAAAAATGAAAATGACCCCAGAAGAGGCCATTAATGCTGCTACCATTAATACGGCATACGCCATGGATCTATCTGATTCTCATGGAAGTATAACCCGCGGTAAAGTTGCTAACGTATTTATAACCAAAGAGATACCTTCTTATAGTTTTATGCCTTATTCTTTTGGAGGCGATGTAATTGAAGAGGTAGTTCTCAATGGAAAATTAGTTGAAAAGCATTAA
- a CDS encoding OsmC family protein produces the protein MKITTNYISDYEYVATTEEGQKVKIDMKDAGKTDQSPMQLVLSALTGCIAVEIALVIKKRRKTLVDLIIDAEGTRNGEAPKYFTNIHLKFTLVSPDANNDELYKATKLSLEKYCSVASSLKADITFETEVVEKQ, from the coding sequence ATGAAAATTACTACTAATTATATATCGGACTACGAATATGTAGCCACTACTGAAGAAGGTCAGAAAGTGAAGATAGACATGAAAGATGCTGGCAAAACTGACCAGTCTCCCATGCAGTTAGTACTTTCTGCACTGACCGGATGTATTGCCGTTGAAATAGCCTTGGTAATCAAAAAACGAAGAAAAACTTTGGTAGACCTAATTATTGATGCTGAGGGAACTCGCAATGGTGAAGCTCCAAAATACTTCACTAATATCCACCTGAAGTTCACCTTAGTATCTCCAGATGCTAACAATGATGAGCTCTACAAAGCAACCAAGCTTAGCCTTGAAAAATATTGCTCAGTGGCATCATCACTGAAAGCGGACATTACATTCGAAACTGAAGTAGTTGAAAAGCAGTAA
- a CDS encoding response regulator, whose protein sequence is MKLKNILIIDDDSVANFIFKKVIEMAEVSEQIMTFPQASKAIEYLIKHSELNSDEFPDLIFLDINMPVMSGWDFLENYRSVSKHFPKKTILCMLSSSVYKEDIDRAKSYPEVKEYISKPLTEEIVKDLHQKYFL, encoded by the coding sequence ATGAAACTGAAGAACATTCTCATCATAGATGATGACAGTGTAGCTAATTTTATATTTAAGAAGGTGATAGAAATGGCTGAGGTTTCAGAGCAGATTATGACTTTCCCGCAGGCCAGCAAGGCTATTGAATACCTCATAAAACATTCCGAGCTGAACAGTGACGAGTTTCCCGATCTCATTTTTCTGGACATTAATATGCCCGTTATGAGTGGTTGGGATTTTCTGGAAAACTACCGCAGTGTAAGTAAACATTTTCCTAAAAAAACCATCTTATGCATGCTTAGCTCATCTGTTTATAAAGAAGATATAGACAGAGCCAAAAGCTATCCGGAAGTAAAGGAATACATCTCAAAACCACTTACCGAAGAGATTGTAAAAGATCTTCATCAAAAATATTTCCTATAA
- a CDS encoding ATP-binding protein — protein MNKDDWSDPGNPVVIDKIEQSFNQLNSSLNDLIKLVAIRDQKYQADEKIYFGEVYKSVYNSIETQIKSAEATINTDFKVKAVMYKKPLLESILLNLLTNAIKYRKEEPLQIDITTDKDENGTIYLTVRDNGLGIDLEKNSKRIFGMYERFHENKEGKGLGLYIIKSQIESMGGKIELTSTPDVGSTFKVIFTNNSDRK, from the coding sequence TTGAATAAAGATGACTGGAGTGACCCGGGCAACCCTGTGGTGATAGACAAGATTGAGCAGTCTTTCAATCAACTTAACTCTAGCCTTAACGACCTTATTAAGCTGGTGGCCATCAGAGATCAAAAATATCAGGCTGATGAAAAAATCTATTTTGGAGAGGTCTATAAAAGTGTTTACAATAGTATTGAGACTCAAATAAAAAGTGCTGAAGCTACTATAAATACAGATTTCAAGGTGAAAGCCGTGATGTATAAAAAGCCGTTATTAGAAAGCATATTACTTAATCTACTCACTAATGCCATCAAATACAGAAAAGAAGAGCCTCTACAGATCGATATAACTACAGATAAAGATGAAAATGGCACTATCTACCTGACGGTGAGAGACAATGGTCTGGGTATAGATCTGGAGAAGAACAGCAAACGGATTTTTGGAATGTACGAGCGTTTCCATGAAAACAAGGAAGGTAAAGGTCTTGGATTATATATTATAAAATCGCAAATTGAGTCCATGGGAGGGAAAATAGAATTAACCAGCACCCCAGATGTTGGCTCTACCTTCAAGGTCATTTTCACCAATAACAGTGATAGAAAATAA
- a CDS encoding PAS domain-containing protein, with protein MSGVILFTEFITDRKKNEQLVKSSQKKLSTLVENIPGMAYSCSGDQNRTIQFVSSASLELTGYSPEDFKKESTTNFTKLILPEDREYVWNTIERSLKKKQPFEVNYRIKTKGGTIKEIVERGQGVFDQNGQLLSVEGILLDVSHQKALESDLNKSRMNLLHAQDVANIGSWELDLTTKEMLWSDQLFKICGAKRAEFKPSIETAISFVHPSDRKKLETKLKGIDKKEFRKQTEFRIVRADGVVRFTQVRTELSKDGNTLLGTMQDITESKLAEVALKESEARNKALLKAIPDMIFTHQVDGTFLDFELPENTSLNVSRAQVVGKDLEALFPKNIANTLQKKFLAAYKTNSGQSLEFELILDNDRKYFEARIVKHKLGQVLSIIRDVTKAKQDELNAAQSLKSFYTAFHISPIAVTISHLKNGELIDVNQRFADLVKLEREDIIGKTSLDLNFWKTEHSRKDFVGELNKNKRVYDYEAEIRVSDGSFKDVVLSAEIITIAEESAILLMISDISVRKKK; from the coding sequence ATCAGCGGTGTAATCCTGTTTACAGAGTTTATTACTGATCGGAAGAAAAACGAGCAACTGGTAAAAAGTAGCCAGAAGAAGCTAAGTACTCTCGTGGAAAACATTCCTGGTATGGCCTACAGTTGCTCTGGAGATCAGAACAGGACCATCCAGTTTGTAAGTAGCGCCTCTCTTGAGCTTACCGGATACAGCCCTGAGGACTTCAAAAAGGAAAGCACTACCAACTTCACCAAACTAATCTTACCAGAAGACAGGGAATATGTTTGGAATACTATTGAAAGAAGTTTAAAAAAGAAGCAGCCTTTTGAGGTCAACTATAGAATAAAGACCAAAGGTGGGACTATAAAAGAAATTGTAGAGCGCGGTCAGGGTGTTTTTGATCAAAATGGACAGCTTTTATCGGTAGAAGGCATCTTGCTAGATGTAAGTCACCAAAAGGCATTAGAATCTGACTTGAATAAAAGTAGGATGAACCTGCTGCATGCACAAGATGTGGCCAACATCGGCAGCTGGGAGCTGGATCTAACTACTAAAGAAATGCTATGGTCAGACCAGCTGTTCAAGATCTGCGGAGCAAAGCGCGCAGAGTTCAAGCCCAGTATTGAAACAGCCATAAGCTTTGTTCACCCTAGTGATAGAAAAAAACTGGAGACTAAGCTGAAAGGAATTGACAAGAAGGAGTTTAGGAAACAGACCGAATTTAGAATAGTGCGAGCTGATGGCGTGGTACGTTTTACGCAAGTTCGAACTGAGCTGAGTAAAGACGGTAATACCTTATTGGGCACCATGCAGGATATCACTGAAAGCAAATTGGCAGAAGTGGCACTGAAAGAAAGTGAAGCTAGGAACAAAGCCTTGCTTAAAGCTATTCCTGATATGATATTCACCCATCAGGTGGATGGCACCTTTCTGGATTTTGAGCTACCTGAAAACACATCTTTGAATGTTTCGAGGGCTCAAGTGGTAGGTAAAGATTTGGAAGCTCTTTTCCCAAAAAATATAGCTAATACATTACAGAAAAAATTCCTCGCAGCATATAAAACCAATAGTGGTCAATCCCTTGAGTTCGAACTTATTTTAGATAATGACAGGAAATATTTCGAAGCACGGATTGTGAAACATAAGCTTGGCCAGGTCCTGAGTATCATCAGAGACGTAACCAAGGCCAAACAAGATGAGCTGAATGCCGCTCAATCTTTAAAGAGTTTCTACACTGCCTTCCATATTAGCCCTATTGCTGTAACTATCAGCCATCTAAAAAATGGCGAATTGATAGATGTAAACCAGCGCTTTGCTGATCTGGTGAAACTTGAAAGAGAGGATATTATAGGCAAAACGTCATTAGACCTTAATTTTTGGAAAACTGAACACTCCAGAAAAGACTTTGTGGGTGAACTCAACAAAAACAAAAGAGTCTATGACTATGAAGCAGAAATCAGGGTGAGTGATGGCAGCTTTAAGGATGTGGTGCTCTCTGCTGAGATCATCACCATAGCTGAAGAGTCAGCTATTCTACTCATGATCTCTGACATTTCAGTAAGAAAAAAAAAATGA
- a CDS encoding LON peptidase substrate-binding domain-containing protein: MQHFSDIPVFPLAILPLPNELVPLHIFEPRYKQMLKDVEEKGALFGIYYSHGLNKDRMGGIMKLESILKRYETGECDILAKCVDTFLLTQYYNKWKKKLYPGGKVYQLDASKIEPMSAPFVEKFKAYMALKNVTDIDDDFDIHDIANELNLDIGDRIKYLKLLSNMKREKFLLERLKYQKFILQQEQKHKDSFYLN; this comes from the coding sequence ATGCAGCATTTTTCTGATATACCGGTTTTCCCGTTAGCCATTTTACCATTACCAAACGAGTTAGTACCTCTGCACATTTTTGAACCTCGCTATAAGCAAATGCTGAAAGATGTGGAAGAAAAAGGAGCGTTATTTGGTATTTACTACAGCCATGGTTTGAATAAAGATAGGATGGGAGGGATCATGAAGCTTGAGAGTATTTTAAAAAGATATGAAACGGGCGAGTGTGATATATTAGCCAAGTGCGTAGATACCTTCTTGCTTACCCAATATTATAATAAATGGAAAAAGAAGCTCTACCCAGGGGGTAAAGTTTATCAACTTGATGCCTCGAAGATCGAACCTATGAGTGCTCCATTTGTGGAGAAATTCAAAGCCTATATGGCTCTCAAAAATGTCACCGACATAGATGACGATTTTGATATCCACGATATTGCCAATGAGCTAAATTTAGATATTGGTGACAGGATCAAGTATTTGAAGCTATTGAGCAATATGAAACGCGAGAAGTTTCTTTTGGAGCGCTTGAAGTATCAGAAATTCATTTTGCAGCAGGAGCAAAAACATAAGGACAGCTTTTACCTCAATTAG